The Pararhizobium sp. IMCC21322 sequence GAATTCTGCAGCGCATTCACAGTGGCGACGAACAGCCTCGATGATGCCCTGCCGTCCCTTCGCCTGCATCACCGCCCAGGCCGCAAAGCCCCGTGCCCGCCGGGACAATTCGGGATTGAATTCTGAAGGGTTGCGTCCATCGGCAAGACTGTGATTGAGATAATCGGCAGAAATATCCATCGCCTTGCGATGCGCCTGCTGGTCTTTCACAATTGCAAAGCCGGAATCATAGGGAATCTGCAACCATTTATGGCCATCGACAGACCAACTGTCGGCTAGATCAATGGCCTGTGTCAGATGATTTTTTTCCGGAAGCACACGAGCCCAAAGGCCAAACGCGCCATCCACATGCAGCCACGCATCGTGATGCTGGCACAGGCGTGACAATTCGGAAAAATCATCAAACGCACCAGAATTGATATGGCCAGCCGTCGCAACCACGATCTTCGGACCTTGTCTTGCAGCCATCGCGTCGCGCAGTGCGGTTGCATCCATGGCACCCTGTTCATCCGAGGGGACACGAACCAGATTATCCTCCCCAAAACCAAGATACCGCAGCGCTGCATAATTGGAGACATGGGAATCATTGCAGATAAAGATATGAATGAGCGGTGCGCCCTGTAACCCGGTTTTCTCAATATCAAACCCGGCGCGGCTCAAGACAGCACCGCGTGCCGCCGCCAGGCCGACAAAGCCCGCCATCGTGGCACCCGTGACCAGCCCAACCGAGCTTTCACTGGGCAAACCCAGCATATCCAGAAGCCATGCAGCCACAGCCTCTTCTGCAATTGCAGCGGCAGGCGACGTCTGGAAAATTGC is a genomic window containing:
- a CDS encoding aminotransferase class V-fold PLP-dependent enzyme, yielding MMDEPDQTGEDSGLVTAYDYAVTFRQRKHALDATETAEDLRKRFCLKTPETGRDGAEVIRDLIAAAEPGLVANTDPNFFAWVMGGSDITGVAADWLTSIWGQNSAIFQTSPAAAIAEEAVAAWLLDMLGLPSESSVGLVTGATMAGFVGLAAARGAVLSRAGFDIEKTGLQGAPLIHIFICNDSHVSNYAALRYLGFGEDNLVRVPSDEQGAMDATALRDAMAARQGPKIVVATAGHINSGAFDDFSELSRLCQHHDAWLHVDGAFGLWARVLPEKNHLTQAIDLADSWSVDGHKWLQIPYDSGFAIVKDQQAHRKAMDISADYLNHSLADGRNPSEFNPELSRRARGFAAWAVMQAKGRQGIIEAVRRHCECAAEFERSLLLNNRIQICNRVDLNQLVLRVDDCDQKTAALADYLNASFATFVRTTIWKGKTMLRLSVIEKSTNKETMMDLKQRVLSFLG